From Helicobacter sp. MIT 99-5507:
TTAATACATCTTCAAATCTATCATTCCACAACTCTTTCCAATTTTTATCAACAATAACACCAAAATCACCATCATAGTTTTTTAATTTTTTTATAATTTCACTTTTGTATATAATATCTGCATATGTGATTATTAAATCTTGTTTATCTTTTGCACAAGATTCTAGAAATTCTCTTGCACAAAACATAGTCCATACCATATTTGTATTTTCAAATCTATCATTGATATAAAATTTATTAATATTTATATATTGCTTTAAAACATTAGATAAATATCCGCCAATAATACCTATATCAGTGATATTATTTTCTTTTAATGCCTCTAGCTCATAATCAATAATTGATTTATTATTATATTTCACCATACATTTTGGAATATCATTTGTTAGTGGTGCAAGTCTCGTGCCTTTTCCTGCTGCTAATATTAAAGCTCTCATTTCTATCCTTTTATATTTTGTAAAAAAGATTCTAAAATATCTCTACTTGGAATACTTAATATTTTTTCTCGCTCGATATGCCACATCATTCCAAAAATAGGAAATTTTTTATGTTTAAAAGATTCTATTGTATCATCATCTGCTTTTGCTGTGATTTCCAAAGTATTTCCTAATTTTGTAATACAATAATTATGAAACGAATTGACTTTGTATGTTTGATTTTTAAATTTTATTGTATGTTGTTTATTTACATGGTTTGGCATTTTTTGTAATGTAGATTTAAAATAATACGCCAGAATCTGAGCACCTCTACATACACCAAGTATCGGGATATTAGATTTTATGCAATATTTAATGATATTTTTTTCATATTTATCTCTTAATATGCTTAGATTATTTGGATTTAGATGTGATAAGTCATTTCCACCACTAAATATAACACCATTGATATTATATTTTTCTATAGGTTTTGTATAACTAAGCGGTATAAAATCAGTATCACTTAATAATTCTCCCCACTCTAGGCTCAAAGCTTCCCTAATTTCATAATAAGTGCTATTTTGTTCTAATCTTTGAGTGATACCTATCATAATATAAATACTTGATTATTAAGTGAATCTATTGTTAGTTTATTTGCATTTTTGTATGTTTTAAATCTATCTTCACCTACACCAATTACTGCTGGCAGCGATAATTCAGAACATCGTATCGCCATATGTGAATTTGCTCCACCATAGCATGTTATTAGACCTGCAATATTTTTGGTAAATAGATAATCATATCC
This genomic window contains:
- a CDS encoding sugar phosphate nucleotidyltransferase — encoded protein: MRALILAAGKGTRLAPLTNDIPKCMVKYNNKSIIDYELEALKENNITDIGIIGGYLSNVLKQYININKFYINDRFENTNMVWTMFCAREFLESCAKDKQDLIITYADIIYKSEIIKKLKNYDGDFGVIVDKNWKELWNDRFEDVLSDAESLKIKNNKIIEIGKKVDSIDEIEGQYIGLFKISHNFITTMIDFYDSLDKSRIYDGKDFYNMYMTSFLQEIINTFNNIEPVFINRGWIEIDSIADLETKL
- a CDS encoding gamma-glutamyl-CDP-amidate hydrolase codes for the protein MMIGITQRLEQNSTYYEIREALSLEWGELLSDTDFIPLSYTKPIEKYNINGVIFSGGNDLSHLNPNNLSILRDKYEKNIIKYCIKSNIPILGVCRGAQILAYYFKSTLQKMPNHVNKQHTIKFKNQTYKVNSFHNYCITKLGNTLEITAKADDDTIESFKHKKFPIFGMMWHIEREKILSIPSRDILESFLQNIKG